One Notolabrus celidotus isolate fNotCel1 chromosome 16, fNotCel1.pri, whole genome shotgun sequence DNA window includes the following coding sequences:
- the thrb gene encoding thyroid hormone receptor beta isoform X1 yields MNYCIPDMYEMPHPGVGGYPVQGGGEHCMYPGDGPGYGHCEPQPLHHPPCMEQTWPPSQHYSCSYAGGPPPFKSEFCSMEIPLSHFHHQPEYFPEIKPEYSHLQWMQGPHKKGYIPSYLDKDELCVVCGDKATGYHYRCITCEGCKGFFRRTIQKNLNPTYACKYEGKCVIDKVTRNQCQECRFKKCIAVGMATDLVLDNSKRLAKRKLIEENRERRRREELQKTVWDRPDPTQEEWDLIRMVTEAHMSTNAQGNHWKQKRKFLSAAGVKETKPEDIGQASMVNAPEGNKVDIEAFSQFTKIITPAITRVVDFAKKLPMFCELPCEDQIILLKGCCMEIMSLRAAVRYDPESETLTLNGEMAVTRGQLKNGGLGVVSDAIFDLGVSLSSFNLDDSEVALLQAVILLSSDRPGLSSVERIERCQEEFLLAFEHYINYRKHKVAHFWPKLLMKVTDLRMIGACHASRFLHMKVECPTELFPPLFLEVFED; encoded by the exons ATGAACTACTGCATCCCAGATATGTACGAGATGCCTCACCCCGGGGTGGGAGGCTACCCGGTGCAGGGCGGTGGGGAGCACTGCATGTACCCAGGTGACGGGCCCGGGTATGGACACTGTGAGCCCCAGCCACTGCACCACCCGCCTTGCATGGAGCAGACCTGGCCGCCAAGCCAGCACTACTCGTGCTCGTACGCTGGCGGCCCTCCACCTTTTAAGAGCGAGTTCTGCAGCATGGAGATCCCTCTTAGCCACTTCCACCATCAGCCCGAGTATTTCCCTGAGATCAAACCTGAGTACTCACACCTGCAGTGGATGCAGGGACCGCACAAGAAAG gGTACATTCCAAGTTACCTGGACAAGGATGAGCTATGTGTAGTGTGCGGGGACAAAGCCACGGGCTATCACTATCGCTGCATTACCTGTGAAGGTTGCAAG GGTTTCTTCAGGCGGACGATCCAGAAGAATCTCAACCCAACCTACGCCTGTAAGTACGAGGGGAAATGTGTCATCGACAAGGTGACCAGAAACCAGTGCCAGGAATGTCGCTTCAAGAAGTGCATTGCGGTGGGGATGGCAACCGACT tggtgttggacAACAGCAAGAGGCTGGCCAAGCGGAAGCTAATCGAGGAGAACCGGGAGCGCCGTCGGCGGGAGGAGCTGCAGAAGACGGTGTGGGACCGACCGGACCCCACCCAGGAGGAGTGGGACCTCATCCGTATGGTGACTGAGGCCCACATGTCCACGAACGCACAGGGCAACCACTGGAAACAGAAGCGGAAATTCCTG AGTGCAGCGGGGGTGAAGGAAActaag ccaGAGGATATTGGTCAAGCGTCCATGGTCAATGCACCAGAAGGAAACAAAGTGGATATCGAAGCCTTCAGTCAGTTTACAAAAATTATCACCCCTGCCATAACCCGAGTGGTGGACTTTGCCAAAAAACTGCCTATGTTTTGTGAG CTGCCTTGTGAAGATCAGATCATCCTGTTGAAAGGCTGTTGCATGGAGATCATGTCACTGCGAGCGGCTGTCCGCTATGATCCGGAGAGTGAGACCCTCACGCTCAACGGCGAGATGGCAGTCACACGAGGACAGCTTAAGAACGGAGGCCTGGGCGTGGTCTCGGACGCCATCTTCGATCTTGGCGTGTCACTGTCCTCCTTTAACTTGGATGACTCTGAGGTGGCTCTTCTGCAGGCCGTCATCCTGCTTTCATCTG ATCGGCCGGGCCTGAGTAGTGTGGAGCGAATCGAACGCTGCCAAGAGGAGTTCCTGCTGGCCTTTGAACATTACATCAACTACCGCAAACACAAAGTGGCGCATTTCTGGCCCAAGCTGCTAATGAAGGTGACGGACCTGCGGATGATCGGTGCCTGCCACGCCAGCCGATTCCTCCACATGAAAGTGGAGTGTCCCACCGAGCtattccctcctctcttcctggAGGTCTTCGAGGACTGA
- the thrb gene encoding thyroid hormone receptor beta isoform X2: MSEPAENCSPRWKDEAIQNGYIPSYLDKDELCVVCGDKATGYHYRCITCEGCKGFFRRTIQKNLNPTYACKYEGKCVIDKVTRNQCQECRFKKCIAVGMATDLVLDNSKRLAKRKLIEENRERRRREELQKTVWDRPDPTQEEWDLIRMVTEAHMSTNAQGNHWKQKRKFLSAAGVKETKPEDIGQASMVNAPEGNKVDIEAFSQFTKIITPAITRVVDFAKKLPMFCELPCEDQIILLKGCCMEIMSLRAAVRYDPESETLTLNGEMAVTRGQLKNGGLGVVSDAIFDLGVSLSSFNLDDSEVALLQAVILLSSDRPGLSSVERIERCQEEFLLAFEHYINYRKHKVAHFWPKLLMKVTDLRMIGACHASRFLHMKVECPTELFPPLFLEVFED, from the exons gGTACATTCCAAGTTACCTGGACAAGGATGAGCTATGTGTAGTGTGCGGGGACAAAGCCACGGGCTATCACTATCGCTGCATTACCTGTGAAGGTTGCAAG GGTTTCTTCAGGCGGACGATCCAGAAGAATCTCAACCCAACCTACGCCTGTAAGTACGAGGGGAAATGTGTCATCGACAAGGTGACCAGAAACCAGTGCCAGGAATGTCGCTTCAAGAAGTGCATTGCGGTGGGGATGGCAACCGACT tggtgttggacAACAGCAAGAGGCTGGCCAAGCGGAAGCTAATCGAGGAGAACCGGGAGCGCCGTCGGCGGGAGGAGCTGCAGAAGACGGTGTGGGACCGACCGGACCCCACCCAGGAGGAGTGGGACCTCATCCGTATGGTGACTGAGGCCCACATGTCCACGAACGCACAGGGCAACCACTGGAAACAGAAGCGGAAATTCCTG AGTGCAGCGGGGGTGAAGGAAActaag ccaGAGGATATTGGTCAAGCGTCCATGGTCAATGCACCAGAAGGAAACAAAGTGGATATCGAAGCCTTCAGTCAGTTTACAAAAATTATCACCCCTGCCATAACCCGAGTGGTGGACTTTGCCAAAAAACTGCCTATGTTTTGTGAG CTGCCTTGTGAAGATCAGATCATCCTGTTGAAAGGCTGTTGCATGGAGATCATGTCACTGCGAGCGGCTGTCCGCTATGATCCGGAGAGTGAGACCCTCACGCTCAACGGCGAGATGGCAGTCACACGAGGACAGCTTAAGAACGGAGGCCTGGGCGTGGTCTCGGACGCCATCTTCGATCTTGGCGTGTCACTGTCCTCCTTTAACTTGGATGACTCTGAGGTGGCTCTTCTGCAGGCCGTCATCCTGCTTTCATCTG ATCGGCCGGGCCTGAGTAGTGTGGAGCGAATCGAACGCTGCCAAGAGGAGTTCCTGCTGGCCTTTGAACATTACATCAACTACCGCAAACACAAAGTGGCGCATTTCTGGCCCAAGCTGCTAATGAAGGTGACGGACCTGCGGATGATCGGTGCCTGCCACGCCAGCCGATTCCTCCACATGAAAGTGGAGTGTCCCACCGAGCtattccctcctctcttcctggAGGTCTTCGAGGACTGA